TCTTAAGATCTCTGGTGACACTGCTAATACCAGCATCATAGTCGACTTTGATGCCCAGCAATGCCGAGGATTATAAAGAGGTCTTAATCTTTATTTAATTTTGAGGCGGTATCAAATCTTGATGCTGCCTTGTTTTAAAAACCATTAATTAATGGGGCTTAGTGAAAGTGAGCCTTATCTAAGCGCAGTGAAATTTCCCCTTCCCTGATAAGTGTCAGTTAATTTTTATCCTGGCTTCTCTTAGCAGAGCAAAAATATACGTATATCTATGTATTTAATATAACTCTGTAACTATAAAAGGTATGCGCATTTTGACAAACTCCTGTTTACTTTATGCTCGGATTTCTGCGTGTTACAGGCGATAACACGCATCAGCGGGAAGCGCGTTCGACTCAGGATCTTGGTTTATGACAAGAGTGAAATCCGCTTGACTGTGAAATTTGGAACTCAGCTTAAAAAGGCAATCTTAGCTGTATTACGCTGAAATGTTCGACATTAAAATGTTCAAAATGCTAATGAAATATTACTATGCATTTATATTTGTTTACATGAAGAATATATCACAATCAATCTCTAGTATGGCGATAAAATATTACAAAACAATGAGGTAAGTGAAATTAAGTCATGTCTTATAACCCGAATTGCACTTTATATAGCCAAAAGTAATTTAAAGTGATGGTAACCATGTGTTTACAGTTGTGAATCTTCTGTACTTGATTATGAATAGAAGGAACAACAACTAATCTAGGGAAAAACTATTATGACAACTAATAATTTAAAAATTGGAGCCATCGCGCTGGCTGTTTCAGGTATGTTCGCTACAACCCATGCATTCGCAAATGACGTTGAAGCAATCTACTCCATTGCAAACATGACGCAACTGAGCCAGAAAATTGAAGGTCAGAATACAGCTGGTACTCAATTTATCATCAAGTATAAAGATAACAGCAACCAACTCATGTCTATTTCAGATGCGGATATGTCGCCAGCAATGATGAACGCGAGAGCTCAGAGTTTTGTGAAGACCTTTAAAAGTAAAAAGAAAGCTTCACTGCAAACCAAGTATGTTCGTAAGATGGCATTAAGCAACCACCATGTTATGCGCGTTAATAAGACATTGACAGCGGCAGAAGCACAAAGCCTGATGCGGGAAATAGCATCAACAGGCAATATCGAATATATTGAAATCGACCAAATGCTTCTGCCGTTCGCAACGCCTAACGATCCGCGCTATTCAGATCAATGGCACTACTTCGAATCTGCTGGTGGCATTAACGCACCAGCAGCTTGGGACAAATCAACTGGCAATGGCGTGGTAGTAGCTGTTCTGGACACTGGTTATCGCCCTCACACTGACCTGAATCCAAATATTTTGCAAGGCTATGACATGATCTCTAATTTGTCTGTGGCTAATGATGGCGGCGGTCGTGATAGTGATGCACGCGATCCTGGTGATGCCGTTTCTGCAAACGAGTGTGGTTATACTCACAGCGCGCGCAGCTCAAGCTGGCATGGCACACACGTAGCAGGCACTGTCGCGGCTGTGTCAAATAATGGTGAAGGTGTCGCGGGCGTAGCATACGATGCGAAAGTAGTACCTGTTCGAGTACTTGGCAAATGTGGCGGTCTGACCTCTGATATTGCTGATGGTATCATCTGGGCATCAGGTGGCTCAGTATCTGGCGTGCCGGTAAACGCGAACCCGGCGGATGTCATTAATATGAGTTTGGGTGGTCAGGGGGCTTGTAGTTCTACCACACAGAGTGCGATTAATACCGCGCGTGCAAATGGTGCAACTATTGTTATCGCGGCGGGTAATAGCAACGCAAATTCTGCAAACTTCAATCCGGGTAACTGTTCAGGCATTATCAATGTTGCTTCTGTAAGTCGTAATGGCGGCCGAGCTTATTACTCTAACTACGGATCAAATATCGATGTAGCAGCACCAGGTGGCGCGCAGAGTTTTGCTAATGATCCAGAAGGTATTCTGTCAACTTATAACACCGGCAGCAATACACCTTCCAGTGACAGCTATGCATATTCTCAGGGTACATCTATGGCAGCACCGCATGTTGCAGGTGTCGCTGCGCTGATCAAGCAAGCCAAACCATCAGCATCGCCGGACGAAGTTGAAAGTATTTTGAAAAGTACAACACGCAGTTTCCCAGCTACATGTAGCAGTTGTGGTACGGGTATCATTGATGCTTCTGCAGCTGTAGATGCAGCGCTCAATGGTGGCGGTGGTAATGAACTACAAGATGGCGTTGCAAAAACTAGCCTGAGCGGTGGATCAGGTAGTGAAACTTTCTACACGTTTAACGTAAGCAATGGCGTAAGCAAAGTAACCTTTACCATGAGCGGTGGCTCAGGTGACGCTGATTTGTATGTACGCGCAAATGCGCAACCTACTCGCACGACCTATGATTGTCGCCCTTACAAAAATGGTAACAATGAAGAGTGTACTGTGAATAACCCTTCTGCAGGTACCTATCACATCATGCTGCGCGGCTATTCATCATACAATGGTGTTAGCCTGGAGGCACAAACAAACTAACAAATACCTCAAAGAGGTTTGCATTTAAGCAGGGCAATGAGTTGCCCTGCTTTCTTGTTAAGATAAGTGGGGGTGAGCTGCTGGTCCTCAGGTGGTTGCCCGCTCTGTGTTTATGTGAACTCAAAGAGTCAAAAGAACTTCGATGTATATTTTACTCATCTCAGT
This window of the Pseudoalteromonas rubra genome carries:
- a CDS encoding S8 family peptidase, which gives rise to MTTNNLKIGAIALAVSGMFATTHAFANDVEAIYSIANMTQLSQKIEGQNTAGTQFIIKYKDNSNQLMSISDADMSPAMMNARAQSFVKTFKSKKKASLQTKYVRKMALSNHHVMRVNKTLTAAEAQSLMREIASTGNIEYIEIDQMLLPFATPNDPRYSDQWHYFESAGGINAPAAWDKSTGNGVVVAVLDTGYRPHTDLNPNILQGYDMISNLSVANDGGGRDSDARDPGDAVSANECGYTHSARSSSWHGTHVAGTVAAVSNNGEGVAGVAYDAKVVPVRVLGKCGGLTSDIADGIIWASGGSVSGVPVNANPADVINMSLGGQGACSSTTQSAINTARANGATIVIAAGNSNANSANFNPGNCSGIINVASVSRNGGRAYYSNYGSNIDVAAPGGAQSFANDPEGILSTYNTGSNTPSSDSYAYSQGTSMAAPHVAGVAALIKQAKPSASPDEVESILKSTTRSFPATCSSCGTGIIDASAAVDAALNGGGGNELQDGVAKTSLSGGSGSETFYTFNVSNGVSKVTFTMSGGSGDADLYVRANAQPTRTTYDCRPYKNGNNEECTVNNPSAGTYHIMLRGYSSYNGVSLEAQTN